In Candidatus Sulfurimonas marisnigri, a single genomic region encodes these proteins:
- the nfo gene encoding deoxyribonuclease IV, which yields MSNKFVGAHTSASGGVFNAVKHAQEIGAKAFALFTKNQKQWVAKDLDTETIDKFKYALEQSGILPKHVLPHDSYLINLGNPEAEKLEKSRVAFIDELQRCELLGLDKLNFHPGSHLVKVSKKDKENADVMREIEDKCLDTIAESINIALDKTNGVSAVLENTAGQGTNLGWRFEHLAHIIDKVEDKSRIGVCIDTCHMFTAGYDIRTRDVYEKTWSEFEKIVGFKYLMGMHINDSKPPLGSHVDRHHSLGKGEIGLDAFRFIMNDERMDDIPLILETIDSDIWKEEIELLYSFEN from the coding sequence ATGAGTAATAAATTTGTAGGAGCACACACTAGTGCAAGCGGTGGAGTTTTTAATGCAGTGAAACATGCGCAGGAAATAGGGGCAAAGGCATTCGCACTTTTTACCAAGAACCAAAAGCAGTGGGTAGCCAAAGATTTAGATACAGAGACTATAGATAAGTTCAAATATGCCCTTGAGCAAAGCGGTATTTTACCTAAGCATGTATTGCCTCATGACTCATATCTTATAAATCTTGGAAATCCAGAGGCTGAAAAACTTGAAAAATCAAGAGTTGCATTTATAGACGAACTGCAAAGATGCGAGCTTCTTGGGCTTGACAAACTTAATTTTCATCCGGGAAGCCATCTCGTTAAAGTTAGCAAAAAAGATAAAGAGAACGCAGATGTGATGCGAGAGATTGAAGATAAATGCCTTGATACTATTGCAGAGTCCATAAATATAGCTCTTGATAAAACAAACGGTGTGAGTGCAGTGCTTGAGAACACAGCAGGGCAGGGAACTAATCTTGGCTGGAGGTTTGAACATTTAGCTCATATTATCGATAAAGTTGAGGATAAGTCCAGAATCGGAGTCTGCATAGATACATGCCATATGTTTACAGCAGGCTATGATATAAGAACAAGAGATGTATATGAGAAAACTTGGAGCGAGTTTGAAAAAATAGTGGGTTTTAAATACCTGATGGGTATGCATATAAATGACTCAAAACCGCCTTTGGGCTCACATGTAGACAGACACCACTCTTTAGGAAAAGGCGAAATCGGACTTGATGCATTTAGATTTATTATGAACGATGAGAGGATGGATGATATTCCGCTTATTCTTGAGACGATAGACAGTGATATTTGGAAAGAGGAGATAGAGCTTCTCTACTCTTTTGAAAATTAA
- the proB gene encoding glutamate 5-kinase, producing the protein MKRIVFKVGSSVLTETNFIAKERMLNLVSLIVEVQKKYEVVLVTSGAVAAGYTALKLDRKKQISKKVLAAVGQPILMSSYKSKFDIYGVDIAQILLTEDDFDSREHTKIFQEIINRALENNILPIVNENDISTTPEQLFGDNDQLSAHVSHYIDADMLIILSDIDGYYDDNPHENPKAKIRKIVNEIKEEELLQKHTPNNEFATGGIVTKLQAAQHILNKKRKMFLCSGFDLTAAKEFLIDGVHNKGTLFENK; encoded by the coding sequence TTGAAAAGAATTGTTTTTAAAGTTGGAAGTAGTGTATTAACAGAAACGAATTTTATTGCAAAAGAGAGGATGTTAAATTTAGTCTCTTTAATTGTTGAAGTGCAAAAGAAATATGAAGTAGTACTTGTAACTTCTGGCGCTGTTGCCGCTGGATACACTGCGTTAAAACTAGATAGAAAAAAACAGATAAGTAAAAAAGTGTTAGCTGCTGTAGGGCAACCAATATTAATGAGCAGTTATAAAAGTAAGTTTGATATCTATGGTGTAGACATTGCGCAAATACTTTTGACGGAAGATGATTTTGACTCCAGAGAACATACTAAAATTTTTCAAGAAATCATTAATAGAGCATTAGAAAATAATATTTTACCTATTGTCAACGAAAATGACATTTCTACAACGCCTGAACAACTTTTTGGAGATAATGACCAACTTTCAGCTCATGTATCACACTATATAGATGCTGATATGCTTATTATTTTAAGTGATATCGATGGCTATTATGATGATAATCCACATGAAAATCCAAAAGCAAAAATTAGAAAAATTGTAAATGAAATTAAAGAAGAAGAACTTCTTCAAAAACATACACCAAATAATGAGTTTGCAACAGGTGGGATAGTAACAAAGTTGCAGGCTGCTCAACATATTTTAAATAAAAAAAGAAAAATGTTTTTATGTAGCGGTTTTGATTTAACAGCAGCAAAAGAATTTTTAATTGATGGTGTTCATAATAAAGGTACACTTTTCGAAAATAAATAA
- a CDS encoding Y-family DNA polymerase: MKIHIDIDCFFVSAARIQEPSLERKAVAIGGRSDTKIFTKDAKKQTVNFENSGSFVPTFYKTYEESDDDLNAFKDADGKVRGILTTSSYEARAYGVKTAMSIKEALGLCPILIIKAPNMSLYQKLSHELHEFLQTKIPLIEQASIDEFYGDLSGWVEDADIPRFMDDLRHEIKEIIKLPVSIGAASTRYIAKLATTAAKPFGCKIIKKYELDSFINKIPVGEFAGIGKSMKEKLKSAQIHTLGDLKSRRGTVESWGPYAKELYARVSGISDAPIQTKHKRKSIGISRTFDPIFDRYELKRRVHVLARHLSFAILKLDVIPTVFHLSLAYEMNQKSHKNISLCEIYTEKKFDSLCLTLFNEADVHRRLHVIRISINCSSFTRDSRKELSLIGFADESKMKKLTDHAQEIREKYGINMLKWGSEM; the protein is encoded by the coding sequence TTGAAAATTCATATTGATATCGACTGTTTTTTTGTGAGTGCTGCAAGAATACAAGAGCCTTCACTTGAACGTAAAGCTGTTGCAATTGGCGGGAGAAGCGATACCAAAATCTTTACAAAAGATGCTAAAAAACAGACTGTAAACTTTGAAAACTCTGGCTCATTTGTGCCAACATTTTATAAGACTTACGAAGAGAGCGATGATGACTTAAATGCTTTTAAAGATGCAGATGGAAAAGTGCGTGGAATACTTACAACTTCCAGCTATGAAGCAAGGGCTTATGGCGTAAAAACTGCAATGAGCATAAAAGAGGCTTTGGGGCTATGTCCAATACTGATTATAAAAGCGCCTAATATGTCACTTTACCAAAAACTATCACATGAACTTCATGAGTTCTTGCAAACAAAAATACCTCTTATTGAGCAAGCGAGCATTGATGAATTTTACGGAGATTTAAGCGGTTGGGTTGAAGATGCTGATATTCCCCGTTTTATGGATGATTTACGCCATGAGATAAAAGAGATAATTAAACTTCCAGTTTCCATAGGTGCGGCAAGTACAAGATATATCGCAAAACTTGCAACAACTGCCGCAAAACCATTTGGATGCAAAATAATTAAGAAATATGAGCTTGATAGTTTTATAAATAAAATTCCTGTTGGAGAGTTTGCAGGTATTGGAAAAAGTATGAAAGAAAAACTAAAATCTGCTCAGATTCACACACTTGGTGATTTAAAAAGCAGACGCGGAACGGTTGAGTCTTGGGGACCTTATGCAAAAGAGTTATACGCAAGGGTGAGCGGAATCAGCGATGCACCAATTCAGACAAAACATAAAAGAAAATCAATAGGGATTTCTCGTACTTTTGACCCTATTTTTGATAGATATGAATTAAAAAGAAGAGTACATGTACTAGCTCGTCATCTAAGTTTTGCCATATTAAAACTTGATGTTATTCCCACAGTTTTTCATCTTTCACTAGCTTATGAAATGAATCAAAAATCTCATAAAAACATCTCTCTTTGTGAAATATATACAGAAAAAAAGTTTGACTCCTTATGTTTAACACTGTTTAATGAAGCAGATGTTCACAGGAGACTACATGTAATAAGGATAAGCATTAACTGTTCAAGCTTTACAAGAGACTCAAGGAAAGAGTTATCACTTATCGGCTTTGCTGATGAGAGCAAAATGAAGAAACTAACAGATCATGCACAGGAAATAAGAGAAAAATACGGAATAAATATGTTGAAATGGGGGAGTGAAATGTAG
- a CDS encoding DUF234 domain-containing protein, whose protein sequence is MLDNNLLEQFRSFYFRNYPDDMEAQIDYFAVFGGLGWEIDTTKPIDFLIQELILENFQKLNKEIEELTLQNKEYTRLLRALAIGDRRIFSAFNRARLNNQNGGIALNYLQDKGLIQIEYSREEPAKSLNPKGRVKREIAKHRISHKVLFTYPFIRFWFYFIVPHAREIALGNYDKFLKDFEIKQNSYTSLVFEELSEVLLNYNLRDSQILSSGSYWDANVEIDILTITQDEKVYVAECKWTNHKVNKKELNKINEKCEKLEIDPDQIIFFSKRGFSKELKQYEGKKLALYRSEDFEALVKNAKEHELIKELFN, encoded by the coding sequence ATGTTAGATAACAATCTTTTAGAACAATTTCGTTCATTTTATTTTAGAAACTATCCAGATGATATGGAAGCACAAATTGATTACTTCGCAGTATTTGGTGGTCTTGGTTGGGAGATAGATACAACAAAGCCGATTGACTTTTTAATCCAAGAGTTAATATTGGAAAATTTCCAAAAGTTAAACAAAGAGATAGAAGAGCTTACTTTGCAAAACAAAGAGTATACAAGGTTGCTTCGTGCACTTGCTATTGGAGACCGAAGAATATTCTCCGCTTTTAACAGAGCCAGATTAAACAATCAAAATGGCGGGATAGCTCTTAACTATCTCCAAGACAAAGGCTTAATCCAAATTGAGTATTCAAGAGAGGAACCGGCAAAGAGTTTAAATCCAAAAGGAAGAGTAAAAAGAGAGATTGCGAAACATAGAATCTCGCATAAAGTTCTTTTTACATACCCTTTTATAAGATTTTGGTTCTATTTTATAGTTCCACATGCAAGAGAGATAGCTCTTGGGAATTATGATAAATTTTTAAAAGATTTTGAGATTAAACAAAACAGTTACACAAGCTTAGTTTTTGAAGAACTCTCAGAGGTGCTTCTTAACTATAACCTTAGAGATTCACAAATTTTAAGCTCTGGCAGTTACTGGGATGCAAATGTTGAAATTGATATATTAACTATTACTCAAGATGAAAAAGTTTATGTAGCTGAATGTAAGTGGACTAATCATAAGGTAAACAAAAAAGAGTTAAACAAGATAAATGAGAAGTGTGAAAAACTTGAAATTGATCCTGACCAAATAATTTTCTTCTCTAAAAGAGGGTTTTCCAAAGAGTTAAAACAGTATGAGGGGAAAAAGCTGGCTCTTTACAGATCAGAAGACTTTGAAGCACTCGTTAAAAATGCCAAAGAGCATGAGCTGATAAAAGAGCTATTTAACTGA
- a CDS encoding J domain-containing protein: MKIVLRNNLILITTEFDTLNTKWMREFLSHHSRGMLFLPKAVLVFRNEILKEVREEFLSQLSQHHAKINEFSHEFFLRSMLKYGTQPIKIELNKLQEPEVVQVNLYAYDKDTVLISLLYPNSWVVNYLRSQLEVYVERGTDISLVIDVSDYKAKSRLERALNKRHILHYQIQYTYDNHFMSKLYSDFANFSFGDLCKAQEDKENIHLYTVLECPVGASQDALKKSYKKLAKVYHPDKIVHETPHMVRRYTQKFQLLQEAYTALRISS; the protein is encoded by the coding sequence ATGAAAATTGTTTTACGCAATAATCTTATTCTCATCACTACGGAATTTGATACATTAAATACCAAGTGGATGAGAGAATTTTTAAGTCACCACTCTCGTGGTATGCTTTTTCTACCTAAAGCAGTTCTAGTATTTAGAAACGAAATATTAAAAGAAGTTAGAGAAGAGTTTTTAAGCCAATTGAGTCAACATCATGCCAAAATAAATGAGTTTTCACATGAGTTTTTCTTACGCTCAATGCTAAAGTATGGGACACAACCTATAAAAATTGAGTTAAATAAACTTCAAGAACCAGAAGTAGTGCAGGTAAATCTATATGCCTACGACAAAGACACAGTTTTAATATCTTTGCTCTATCCAAACTCATGGGTTGTTAATTATCTACGTTCTCAACTAGAGGTTTATGTTGAGAGAGGTACTGATATCTCTTTGGTCATAGATGTTTCAGACTACAAAGCAAAAAGTAGACTTGAACGTGCCCTAAACAAACGACATATTCTACATTATCAGATTCAATACACCTATGACAATCACTTTATGAGCAAGCTTTATAGTGATTTTGCAAACTTTAGTTTTGGTGATTTATGTAAAGCTCAAGAAGATAAAGAAAATATCCACCTATACACTGTGTTGGAGTGTCCGGTAGGGGCAAGCCAGGATGCACTTAAAAAGAGTTATAAAAAATTAGCTAAAGTTTACCATCCTGATAAAATAGTCCACGAAACTCCTCATATGGTAAGGCGCTACACACAAAAATTTCAGCTTTTACAAGAGGCATATACGGCTCTTAGAATTAGCAGTTAA
- the aguB gene encoding N-carbamoylputrescine amidase has product MIKVSAIQMSMSEDKKANVFKAEHLVVEAAKNGAQIVLLPELFEGLYFCKDMDEKYFSWAMPRENNKLIQRFSNLAKELHVVILVSYFEKSKDDYFNSLVVVDADGRVMDNYRKTHIPDGPGYEEKFYFKPGDTGFKVYETTYGKIGVGICWDQWFCETARALTLMGAEIIFYPTAIGSEPEIGLDSKEHWQRVQMGHAATNTVPVVVANRIGEEAGESCSLTFYGSSFITDYTGAKVAEASRDKQEIIYADIDLVENAQQREYWGLLRDRKPNMYKNIC; this is encoded by the coding sequence ATGATTAAAGTAAGCGCAATTCAGATGAGTATGAGTGAAGATAAAAAGGCTAATGTTTTTAAAGCAGAACATTTGGTTGTAGAGGCTGCAAAAAATGGTGCGCAAATTGTGCTTTTACCAGAACTATTTGAGGGTTTGTACTTTTGTAAAGATATGGATGAAAAATACTTTTCATGGGCAATGCCTAGAGAGAATAACAAATTAATACAACGCTTTAGCAACTTGGCAAAAGAGCTACATGTAGTTATATTAGTTAGTTATTTTGAAAAAAGCAAAGATGATTATTTTAACTCTTTAGTAGTAGTAGACGCTGATGGAAGAGTGATGGATAACTACCGAAAAACTCATATACCAGATGGTCCAGGTTATGAGGAGAAGTTCTACTTTAAACCTGGAGACACAGGTTTTAAAGTTTATGAAACAACCTATGGGAAGATTGGTGTGGGGATTTGCTGGGATCAGTGGTTTTGTGAAACAGCAAGAGCTTTGACACTTATGGGTGCAGAAATCATCTTTTATCCGACTGCAATAGGCAGTGAGCCAGAAATTGGACTTGATTCAAAAGAGCATTGGCAAAGAGTTCAAATGGGACATGCAGCTACAAATACTGTTCCTGTTGTAGTTGCCAATAGAATAGGCGAAGAGGCAGGAGAGAGTTGCAGTTTGACTTTTTACGGATCATCATTTATAACTGACTACACCGGTGCTAAAGTAGCAGAAGCCAGCAGAGACAAACAAGAGATAATTTATGCAGATATTGATTTGGTAGAAAATGCACAACAAAGAGAGTATTGGGGTTTACTCAGGGATAGAAAGCCTAATATGTATAAAAATATCTGCTAA
- the modA gene encoding molybdate ABC transporter substrate-binding protein, which produces MKHILLLILISITSLTAGGIKIAVAANVSYAIDDLIKEFNKTNPNTKVNVTLGSSGKLTAQISNGAPYELFMSANMRYPNKLYEKKLTSSKPAVYAQGSLALFSTKNLDFSKGIELLKDDKISRIAVANPKTAPYGKAAFEAFKNADILKVIKKKFVYGESISQTLSYAVTATDIGVVAKSSLFSPKMAMYKKNVNWVEVDSKLYRHIDQGIVILKNSSEAKAFYDFILSKSAKKIFKNYGYTTE; this is translated from the coding sequence GTGAAGCATATTTTATTACTTATTTTAATATCTATAACTTCACTAACCGCTGGTGGAATAAAAATAGCAGTTGCAGCAAATGTAAGCTATGCAATAGATGATTTGATTAAAGAGTTTAACAAAACCAATCCGAATACAAAAGTAAATGTAACACTTGGAAGCAGCGGAAAGCTTACGGCACAGATAAGTAATGGTGCTCCTTATGAGCTGTTTATGTCTGCAAATATGAGATATCCGAACAAACTTTATGAGAAGAAACTTACTAGTAGTAAACCTGCAGTTTATGCTCAAGGTTCGCTTGCACTTTTTAGCACTAAAAATTTAGATTTTTCTAAAGGGATAGAGCTGCTAAAAGATGATAAAATTTCAAGAATAGCAGTAGCAAACCCTAAAACTGCCCCTTATGGAAAAGCTGCTTTTGAAGCTTTTAAAAATGCTGACATTCTAAAAGTTATAAAGAAGAAATTTGTTTACGGAGAGTCAATTTCACAAACTCTCTCTTACGCAGTTACGGCAACCGACATTGGAGTTGTTGCAAAGTCATCATTATTCTCTCCAAAAATGGCAATGTACAAAAAAAATGTTAACTGGGTTGAAGTTGACTCTAAACTCTACAGACATATAGACCAAGGTATAGTTATTCTTAAAAATTCATCTGAGGCAAAAGCCTTTTATGACTTTATTTTAAGTAAAAGTGCAAAAAAAATCTTTAAAAATTACGGATACACAACAGAGTGA
- a CDS encoding TOBE domain-containing protein, whose protein sequence is MNTFIATVKNIQSVDNLTIVKFDFDGVSLSMMSLELNSSVKVGVRVKISTKPTHVAISKAFRGEVSYSNQLPAKIIHVENGELLSSITLQVNSTTLESIITKESSERMNLHLDDEVTAFIKANELSILEILND, encoded by the coding sequence GTGAATACATTTATAGCAACAGTTAAAAATATACAGAGTGTAGATAATCTAACTATAGTCAAGTTTGATTTTGATGGTGTGTCGCTTAGTATGATGAGTTTAGAATTAAACAGCAGTGTGAAAGTTGGAGTAAGAGTAAAGATTAGCACAAAACCTACACATGTAGCAATCTCAAAAGCCTTCAGGGGAGAAGTCTCTTACTCAAACCAACTACCTGCAAAAATTATACATGTAGAAAATGGAGAACTTTTAAGTAGCATCACATTACAGGTTAACAGCACAACTTTAGAGTCTATAATTACAAAGGAATCAAGTGAAAGAATGAATCTACATCTAGACGACGAAGTAACTGCGTTTATAAAAGCGAATGAGCTCTCTATTTTGGAAATTTTAAATGATTGA
- the modB gene encoding molybdate ABC transporter permease subunit: protein MIEILQNIEFTPFLLSFKLAGLTTLILFILCLPLAWYLSQTSSKAKPFLEAITALPIVLPPSVLGFYILYALSYNSPIGAFFKEFFGVDLVFNFTGLVVASCFYSLPFMVQPLQSGFESINKNMLEASYISGKSKLVTIFRVALPNIKPALITAVIVTFAHTVGEFGVVLMVGGSIPGETKVASVAIYEMVEIMDYSSAHIYSAIMVIMSFLVLLGVYTFSHKQKFSGFIK, encoded by the coding sequence ATGATTGAGATTTTACAAAACATTGAATTTACTCCATTCTTACTATCTTTTAAACTAGCAGGTTTGACAACTCTGATACTTTTTATTTTATGTTTGCCACTAGCTTGGTACCTCTCGCAAACCAGCTCAAAAGCAAAACCCTTTTTAGAAGCCATTACGGCTCTGCCGATAGTTCTGCCCCCTTCTGTTTTAGGTTTTTATATACTTTATGCACTCTCGTACAACTCACCTATAGGGGCTTTTTTTAAAGAGTTTTTCGGAGTTGACTTGGTTTTCAATTTTACGGGACTTGTGGTGGCTAGCTGTTTTTACTCTCTCCCTTTTATGGTTCAGCCTCTACAGAGTGGTTTTGAGTCTATAAATAAAAACATGCTTGAAGCCTCTTACATAAGCGGAAAAAGCAAGTTAGTAACTATTTTTAGAGTAGCTCTTCCAAATATAAAACCGGCTCTTATAACAGCAGTTATTGTAACCTTTGCCCATACAGTCGGTGAGTTTGGAGTAGTTCTTATGGTTGGTGGAAGCATTCCCGGTGAGACAAAAGTAGCTTCTGTTGCAATCTATGAGATGGTTGAGATTATGGACTACTCATCTGCTCATATCTACAGTGCAATTATGGTTATTATGAGCTTTTTAGTTCTACTTGGGGTTTATACTTTCAGCCATAAGCAAAAGTTTTCCGGGTTTATAAAATGA
- a CDS encoding ABC transporter ATP-binding protein produces the protein MIKINIKKNLHGSQADMLLDVNIEIKSGDFIALSGKSGSGKTTLLRILAGLEKATGNLHVDDKVWLDENKFMPVQKREIGFVFQDYALFENMSVLDNLLYVQKDKKLADHLLHVTELSELRNRVPNTLSGGQKQRVALCRAMMKRPKLLLLDEPLSALDTTMRTKLQNEILTLHKEFGTTTIMVSHDPSEIYRLASRVVVLEHGKIINDGTPKDILLRTSGSQKFSFEGELLEIKKVDIIFVAIISIGQQLVEIVVSQEEAKSLKVGDLVNVSTKAFSPTITAY, from the coding sequence ATGATAAAAATCAACATAAAAAAAAATCTTCACGGCTCGCAGGCAGATATGCTTTTAGACGTAAACATAGAGATAAAAAGTGGTGATTTTATAGCACTTAGCGGGAAAAGCGGAAGTGGGAAAACAACTCTTCTACGCATCTTAGCAGGGCTTGAAAAGGCAACAGGCAATCTACATGTAGATGATAAAGTATGGCTAGACGAAAATAAATTTATGCCTGTTCAAAAAAGAGAAATTGGTTTTGTATTTCAAGACTATGCCTTGTTTGAAAACATGAGTGTTTTGGATAATCTTTTGTATGTTCAAAAAGATAAAAAACTAGCAGATCATCTTCTACATGTAACAGAACTAAGTGAGTTAAGAAATAGAGTTCCAAACACTCTAAGCGGTGGGCAAAAACAGAGAGTTGCACTCTGTCGCGCTATGATGAAGAGACCAAAACTACTTCTTTTAGATGAGCCTTTATCTGCTCTTGACACTACTATGAGAACGAAACTTCAAAATGAAATCCTTACACTTCATAAAGAGTTTGGAACAACTACAATTATGGTTAGTCATGACCCAAGTGAGATTTATAGACTTGCTTCAAGAGTTGTAGTGCTAGAGCATGGGAAAATAATAAACGATGGAACTCCAAAAGACATACTCCTTCGTACATCAGGAAGCCAAAAATTCTCATTCGAGGGTGAACTTTTAGAGATAAAAAAGGTAGATATTATTTTCGTAGCAATTATATCCATCGGTCAGCAATTGGTTGAGATAGTTGTTAGTCAAGAAGAAGCTAAAAGTTTAAAGGTTGGTGATTTAGTCAATGTAAGCACTAAAGCATTCAGTCCAACCATCACCGCATACTGA